The Chryseobacterium indicum genome includes a window with the following:
- a CDS encoding phytoene desaturase family protein → MSRKVAIIGSGFSGLSAASYLSKDGNEVHVFEKNSDVGGRARQFTTDNGYVFDMGPSWYWMPDIIEAFFNDFGRKSSDFYDLIPLNPQFEMVFSDGVMGIPENYEEMKNLFESIEKGAGKQLDEFMNDAQYKYEVGMKDFVNKPCHSWFEFVSPKIAKSALKLDLLTNFQRFVRKYFKNPKLIMLMEFPVIFLGAAPKDIPALYSLMNYGGYKLGTWYPMGGFAKVTQAMMQIASDGGVHFHFDSNVEKIILENNKAVGLKINGEELRFDTVIASSDYQHTETLLPESHRNYDEKYWEKRVFAPSCLIYYLGFNEKIPNLTHHTLFFENDLELHTNEIYEDKKWPTKPLFYACCPSKTDKDTAPENGENVFLLMPVAPGIEDSEEMREKYFLEMISRLEKHTGTSDLISKLEYKRSYCVEDFKKDYNAYKGNAYGLANTLSQTAVLKPSVKNRKVKNLLYTGQLTVPGPGVPPSIISGKIVAREANKLN, encoded by the coding sequence TATCCAAAGACGGAAACGAAGTGCATGTTTTCGAGAAAAACAGCGACGTGGGAGGAAGAGCAAGACAGTTTACAACGGATAATGGTTACGTATTCGATATGGGACCAAGCTGGTATTGGATGCCCGATATTATCGAAGCTTTTTTTAACGATTTCGGAAGGAAATCTTCGGATTTCTATGATCTTATTCCTCTGAATCCTCAGTTTGAAATGGTATTTTCAGACGGAGTTATGGGAATTCCTGAGAATTATGAAGAAATGAAAAACCTTTTCGAAAGCATAGAAAAAGGCGCAGGAAAACAGCTTGACGAATTCATGAACGACGCACAGTATAAATATGAAGTCGGAATGAAAGATTTCGTAAACAAACCCTGCCATTCATGGTTTGAATTTGTTTCTCCGAAAATTGCGAAAAGTGCTTTGAAACTGGATTTACTCACCAATTTTCAGCGGTTTGTAAGAAAATACTTCAAAAATCCTAAGCTTATTATGCTGATGGAATTTCCTGTAATTTTCTTAGGAGCAGCGCCGAAAGACATCCCCGCTCTTTATAGTTTAATGAACTACGGCGGTTATAAATTAGGAACATGGTATCCGATGGGAGGATTCGCAAAAGTTACGCAGGCAATGATGCAGATTGCTTCTGACGGCGGAGTTCATTTTCATTTCGATTCCAACGTTGAGAAAATTATTCTTGAAAATAACAAAGCGGTTGGTCTGAAAATCAATGGTGAAGAATTAAGATTCGACACGGTTATTGCTTCATCAGATTATCAGCATACCGAAACTTTACTTCCGGAATCTCACAGAAATTATGACGAAAAATATTGGGAAAAGAGAGTTTTTGCACCTTCCTGTCTTATCTATTATTTAGGATTCAACGAAAAAATTCCCAATCTTACGCATCACACTTTATTTTTTGAAAACGATCTTGAGCTTCATACAAACGAAATTTATGAAGATAAAAAGTGGCCAACAAAACCATTATTTTACGCTTGCTGTCCTTCAAAAACAGATAAAGATACCGCGCCGGAAAACGGAGAAAACGTATTTCTTTTGATGCCTGTAGCGCCGGGAATAGAAGATTCTGAAGAAATGAGGGAGAAATATTTCCTTGAAATGATCTCAAGACTGGAAAAACATACAGGAACTTCAGATCTCATTTCTAAATTAGAGTACAAAAGAAGCTATTGCGTAGAAGATTTCAAAAAAGATTATAATGCATACAAAGGCAATGCTTACGGTCTTGCCAATACCTTATCACAAACTGCAGTTTTAAAACCATCTGTAAAAAACAGGAAAGTAAAAAACCTTCTTTACACAGGTCAGCTAACGGTTCCGGGACCGGGAGTTCCGCCATCCAT